Proteins encoded together in one Nymphalis io chromosome 24, ilAglIoxx1.1, whole genome shotgun sequence window:
- the LOC126777878 gene encoding facilitated trehalose transporter Tret1-2 homolog isoform X1 yields the protein MMISMGEDRNENEGDVTVDDKDTNTRTDESLETPEPDPEDNMQKQMNAAVNKETAMKYADNAIRQRENEKTYIQNIKNSNSGLSLGDLKEDALLADSKTVARFSPAWNQTLASTAAILMTFTAGLTSGYSAILLPQLKESGSSIPCDEGTASWIAAMAALPMAPGCLVCGWLMEKFGRRNAHYIVCAPFLLGWILIACANNLALILLGRFFTGMCVGLIGPLGPVFISETCSPQLRGIFLAAISLAIAVGILVSHLIGTWVHWQWTAIICCIFPILSVILLSVIPESPTWLISKGQIEDGVKAFSWLRGYGDEARSELKAIIDKRKAADLEPTPTLREKINSLKSPELMKPLFIMIVFFVTCQFSGVNAVAFYSIEIIEKAVGKGIDHYVAMLAIDSLRTVMSVVACVTCKKFGRRPLCLISGLFTAISMVGLSMFLYWTDGKPTNLTWIPLSCLMAYICAISIGLVPLPWMMCGEVFPTRVRGLGSGISSATTFVSFFIVVKTAPGMMSDLGEVFTFLFYGIIALIGTGILYFILPETKGKSLQEIEDKFKSGKISIA from the exons ATAAGTATGGGTGAAGATAGGAATGAAAATGAAGGAGACGTGACAGTCGATGACAAAGACACAAACACAAGAACAGACGAATCTCTGGAGACACCAGAACCAGACCCCGAAGATAATATGCAAAAGCAAATGAACGCAGCAGTCAACAAAGAAACGGCAATGAAGTACGCTGATAATGCAATACGGCAACGTGAGAACGAAAagacatatatacaaaacattaagaATTCCAATTCAGGACTTAGTTTAGGCGATTTGAAGGAAGATGCATTATTAGCCGATTCTAAAACCGTTGCAAGATTCTCACCAGCTTGGAATCag ACGCTGGCATCTACCGCGGCAATTCTTATGACCTTCACAGCTGGTCTTACATCCGGGTACTCAGCTATCTTGCTGCCTCAGCTCAAGGAATCAGGCAGCTCCATACCTTGTGATGAAGGCACCGCATCTTGGATTG CGGCAATGGCTGCACTACCAATGGCTCCCGGTTGTTTGGTCTGCGGTTGGCTCATGGAGAAATTCGGCAGACGTAACGCCCACTACATAGTCTGCGCCCCGTTCCTTCTCGGCTGGATCCTCATCGCCTGTGCCAACAATCTTGCCCTCATCCTCCTCGGAAGATTCTTCACTGGGATGTGCGTTGGCCTGATTGGACCCCTCGGCCCTGTTTTCATCAGTGAGACATGCAGTCCACAATTAAGAGGAATATTCCTCGCAGCCATATCTTTAGCCATCGCTGTAGGTATTTTAGTATCTCACCTTATCGGTACATGGGTACATTGGCAATGGACCGCAATTATCTGCTGTATTTTTCCAATACTATCTGTCATTCTGCTAAGTGTAATCCCAGAAAGTCCAACGTGGTTAATATCAAAGGGTCAGATAGAAGACGGCGTGAAAGCTTTTAGCTGGTTGAGAGGATACGGCGACGAAGCCAGGTCTGAATTAAAGGCAATTATAGATAAACGTAAAGCCGCTGACTTAGAACCAACACCAACGTTAAGAGAGAAAATCAACAGTCTAAAGTCACCGGAACTCATGAAGCCGCTGTTCATAATGATAGTTTTCTTCGTGACTTGCCAATTTTCAGGAGTTAATGCTGTAGCATTTTATTCAATAGAAATAATAGAGAAAGCAGTTGGTAAAGGAATTGATCATTACGTGGCCATGTTGGCGATAGATTCTTTAAGAACTGTAATGTCAGTTGTGGCCTGTGTCACATGTAAGAAGTTCGGCAGAAGACCTTTATGTTTAATCAGCGGTCTTTTCACTGCCATATCAATGGTCGGGTTATCGATGTTCCTCTATTGGACTGATGGTAAACCAACGAATTTAACATGGATCCCGCTGTCATGTCTGATGGCTTACATATGTGCCATATCTATCGGACTCGTCCCATTACCCTGGATGATGTGTGGTGAAGTTTTCCCGACTAGAGTAAGAGGTCTGGGATCAGGAATCAGTTCTGCAACGACCTTCGTTTCCTTCTTTATAGTTGTTAAAACTGCTCCAGGCATGATGTCTGATTTAGGAGAGGTGTTCACTTTCCTCTTTTATGGTATTATAGCACTTATTGGTACTGGTATCCTATACTTTATTTTGCCCGAAACAAAAGGTAAAAGCTTGCAAGAAATCGAAGATAAGTTTAAGAGTGGAAAGATTAGCATAGcctag
- the LOC126777878 gene encoding facilitated trehalose transporter Tret1-2 homolog isoform X2 codes for MGEDRNENEGDVTVDDKDTNTRTDESLETPEPDPEDNMQKQMNAAVNKETAMKYADNAIRQRENEKTYIQNIKNSNSGLSLGDLKEDALLADSKTVARFSPAWNQTLASTAAILMTFTAGLTSGYSAILLPQLKESGSSIPCDEGTASWIAAMAALPMAPGCLVCGWLMEKFGRRNAHYIVCAPFLLGWILIACANNLALILLGRFFTGMCVGLIGPLGPVFISETCSPQLRGIFLAAISLAIAVGILVSHLIGTWVHWQWTAIICCIFPILSVILLSVIPESPTWLISKGQIEDGVKAFSWLRGYGDEARSELKAIIDKRKAADLEPTPTLREKINSLKSPELMKPLFIMIVFFVTCQFSGVNAVAFYSIEIIEKAVGKGIDHYVAMLAIDSLRTVMSVVACVTCKKFGRRPLCLISGLFTAISMVGLSMFLYWTDGKPTNLTWIPLSCLMAYICAISIGLVPLPWMMCGEVFPTRVRGLGSGISSATTFVSFFIVVKTAPGMMSDLGEVFTFLFYGIIALIGTGILYFILPETKGKSLQEIEDKFKSGKISIA; via the exons ATGGGTGAAGATAGGAATGAAAATGAAGGAGACGTGACAGTCGATGACAAAGACACAAACACAAGAACAGACGAATCTCTGGAGACACCAGAACCAGACCCCGAAGATAATATGCAAAAGCAAATGAACGCAGCAGTCAACAAAGAAACGGCAATGAAGTACGCTGATAATGCAATACGGCAACGTGAGAACGAAAagacatatatacaaaacattaagaATTCCAATTCAGGACTTAGTTTAGGCGATTTGAAGGAAGATGCATTATTAGCCGATTCTAAAACCGTTGCAAGATTCTCACCAGCTTGGAATCag ACGCTGGCATCTACCGCGGCAATTCTTATGACCTTCACAGCTGGTCTTACATCCGGGTACTCAGCTATCTTGCTGCCTCAGCTCAAGGAATCAGGCAGCTCCATACCTTGTGATGAAGGCACCGCATCTTGGATTG CGGCAATGGCTGCACTACCAATGGCTCCCGGTTGTTTGGTCTGCGGTTGGCTCATGGAGAAATTCGGCAGACGTAACGCCCACTACATAGTCTGCGCCCCGTTCCTTCTCGGCTGGATCCTCATCGCCTGTGCCAACAATCTTGCCCTCATCCTCCTCGGAAGATTCTTCACTGGGATGTGCGTTGGCCTGATTGGACCCCTCGGCCCTGTTTTCATCAGTGAGACATGCAGTCCACAATTAAGAGGAATATTCCTCGCAGCCATATCTTTAGCCATCGCTGTAGGTATTTTAGTATCTCACCTTATCGGTACATGGGTACATTGGCAATGGACCGCAATTATCTGCTGTATTTTTCCAATACTATCTGTCATTCTGCTAAGTGTAATCCCAGAAAGTCCAACGTGGTTAATATCAAAGGGTCAGATAGAAGACGGCGTGAAAGCTTTTAGCTGGTTGAGAGGATACGGCGACGAAGCCAGGTCTGAATTAAAGGCAATTATAGATAAACGTAAAGCCGCTGACTTAGAACCAACACCAACGTTAAGAGAGAAAATCAACAGTCTAAAGTCACCGGAACTCATGAAGCCGCTGTTCATAATGATAGTTTTCTTCGTGACTTGCCAATTTTCAGGAGTTAATGCTGTAGCATTTTATTCAATAGAAATAATAGAGAAAGCAGTTGGTAAAGGAATTGATCATTACGTGGCCATGTTGGCGATAGATTCTTTAAGAACTGTAATGTCAGTTGTGGCCTGTGTCACATGTAAGAAGTTCGGCAGAAGACCTTTATGTTTAATCAGCGGTCTTTTCACTGCCATATCAATGGTCGGGTTATCGATGTTCCTCTATTGGACTGATGGTAAACCAACGAATTTAACATGGATCCCGCTGTCATGTCTGATGGCTTACATATGTGCCATATCTATCGGACTCGTCCCATTACCCTGGATGATGTGTGGTGAAGTTTTCCCGACTAGAGTAAGAGGTCTGGGATCAGGAATCAGTTCTGCAACGACCTTCGTTTCCTTCTTTATAGTTGTTAAAACTGCTCCAGGCATGATGTCTGATTTAGGAGAGGTGTTCACTTTCCTCTTTTATGGTATTATAGCACTTATTGGTACTGGTATCCTATACTTTATTTTGCCCGAAACAAAAGGTAAAAGCTTGCAAGAAATCGAAGATAAGTTTAAGAGTGGAAAGATTAGCATAGcctag
- the LOC126777912 gene encoding uncharacterized protein LOC126777912 isoform X2 yields MSLAEGASDTEHRQEAENSKKKTDKPRGSMSDPYMWKEQIHTLMKGGDSESDISDSEHFLTKGAFLLTPSHGLSMEKASAICEKMEFKGCFSLTKTATGILFKFSSVDDYQMVFKKGFHKVTGSRFYRKIAIPCRPQKTFTIYVYDIPDDVPEEDVRHALYKYTSVVEVVRLHFTGSPRDGNTGSSTPKPLEKTPNRAITNIDGELVSSMVPKEASSVMRVTLANIEEANILLHNGLDFYGATYFPTELATPAQAAKLIKPSRVTGGTMSARVRDLLPVFDQQGFAKFAPPASRLVKPRSK; encoded by the exons ATGTCATTAGCTGAAGGCGCCTCCGATACAGAACACAGGCAAGAAGCTGAGAACTCTAAAAAGAAGACAGATAAGCCAAGAGGAtcg ATGTCTGACCCTTATATGTGGAAGGAGCAGATCCATACCTTGATGAAGGGCGGAGACAGCGAGTCCGACATCTCGGACTCCGAGCACTTCCTCACCAAGGGGGCCTTCCTCCTTACCCCCTCCCACGGCCTCAGTATGGAGAAGGCTTCAGCCATCTGCGAGAAAATGGAGTTTAAAGGTTGCTTCTCTCTCACGAAGACCGCTACTGGCATCTTGTTCAAGTTCTCGAGCGTCGATGATTACCAAATGGTATTCAAGAAAGGTTTCCATAAAGTAACTGGTTCCAGATTTTATAGAAAG ATTGCCATACCATGCCGACCCCAGAAGACATTTACTATCTACGTCTACGACATCCCCGACGACGTGCCAGAGGAGGACGTACGTCATGCTCTCTACAAATATACCTCTGTGGTAGAGGTTGTCCGGTTGCATTTTACAGGATCGCCCCGTGATGGAAATACTG gtTCTTCTACTCCGAAACCTTTAGAAAAAACACCGAACCGTGCGATCACCAACATCGATGGTGAGTTGGTCAGCAGTATGGTGCCGAAGGAGGCTTCCAGTGTAATGCGTGTGACCTTAGCCAACATCGAGGAAGCCAACATTTTGCTGCATAATGGTCTAGACTTCTATGGCGCTACGTACTTCCCGACAGAACTGGCGACACCTGCTCAAGCTGCTAAACTGATCAAACCTAGCAG GGTGACGGGTGGCACTATGTCGGCTCGGGTGAGGGACCTATTACCAGTCTTCGACCAGCAGGGTTTTGCCAAGTTTGCTCCACCAGCGTCTAGACTTGTCAAGCCAcgttctaaataa
- the LOC126777912 gene encoding uncharacterized protein LOC126777912 isoform X4 encodes MSLAEGASDTEHRQEAENSKKKTDKPRGSMSDPYMWKEQIHTLMKGGDSESDISDSEHFLTKGAFLLTPSHGLSMEKASAICEKMEFKGCFSLTKTATGILFKFSSVDDYQMVFKKGFHKVTGSRFYRKIAIPCRPQKTFTIYVYDIPDDVPEEDVRHALYKYTSVVEVVRLHFTGSPRDGNTEKTPNRAITNIDGELVSSMVPKEASSVMRVTLANIEEANILLHNGLDFYGATYFPTELATPAQAAKLIKPSRVTGGTMSARVRDLLPVFDQQGFAKFAPPASRLVKPRSK; translated from the exons ATGTCATTAGCTGAAGGCGCCTCCGATACAGAACACAGGCAAGAAGCTGAGAACTCTAAAAAGAAGACAGATAAGCCAAGAGGAtcg ATGTCTGACCCTTATATGTGGAAGGAGCAGATCCATACCTTGATGAAGGGCGGAGACAGCGAGTCCGACATCTCGGACTCCGAGCACTTCCTCACCAAGGGGGCCTTCCTCCTTACCCCCTCCCACGGCCTCAGTATGGAGAAGGCTTCAGCCATCTGCGAGAAAATGGAGTTTAAAGGTTGCTTCTCTCTCACGAAGACCGCTACTGGCATCTTGTTCAAGTTCTCGAGCGTCGATGATTACCAAATGGTATTCAAGAAAGGTTTCCATAAAGTAACTGGTTCCAGATTTTATAGAAAG ATTGCCATACCATGCCGACCCCAGAAGACATTTACTATCTACGTCTACGACATCCCCGACGACGTGCCAGAGGAGGACGTACGTCATGCTCTCTACAAATATACCTCTGTGGTAGAGGTTGTCCGGTTGCATTTTACAGGATCGCCCCGTGATGGAAATACTG AAAAAACACCGAACCGTGCGATCACCAACATCGATGGTGAGTTGGTCAGCAGTATGGTGCCGAAGGAGGCTTCCAGTGTAATGCGTGTGACCTTAGCCAACATCGAGGAAGCCAACATTTTGCTGCATAATGGTCTAGACTTCTATGGCGCTACGTACTTCCCGACAGAACTGGCGACACCTGCTCAAGCTGCTAAACTGATCAAACCTAGCAG GGTGACGGGTGGCACTATGTCGGCTCGGGTGAGGGACCTATTACCAGTCTTCGACCAGCAGGGTTTTGCCAAGTTTGCTCCACCAGCGTCTAGACTTGTCAAGCCAcgttctaaataa
- the LOC126777912 gene encoding uncharacterized protein LOC126777912 isoform X3: protein MSLAEGASDTEHRQEAENSKKKTDKPRGSMSDPYMWKEQIHTLMKGGDSESDISDSEHFLTKGAFLLTPSHGLSMEKASAICEKMEFKGCFSLTKTATGILFKFSSVDDYQMVFKKGFHKVTGSRFYRKIAIPCRPQKTFTIYVYDIPDDVPEEDVRHALYKYTSVVEVVRLHFTGSPRDGNTEKTPNRAITNIDGELVSSMVPKEASSVMRVTLANIEEANILLHNGLDFYGATYFPTELATPAQAAKLIKPSRAYASRVTGGTMSARVRDLLPVFDQQGFAKFAPPASRLVKPRSK from the exons ATGTCATTAGCTGAAGGCGCCTCCGATACAGAACACAGGCAAGAAGCTGAGAACTCTAAAAAGAAGACAGATAAGCCAAGAGGAtcg ATGTCTGACCCTTATATGTGGAAGGAGCAGATCCATACCTTGATGAAGGGCGGAGACAGCGAGTCCGACATCTCGGACTCCGAGCACTTCCTCACCAAGGGGGCCTTCCTCCTTACCCCCTCCCACGGCCTCAGTATGGAGAAGGCTTCAGCCATCTGCGAGAAAATGGAGTTTAAAGGTTGCTTCTCTCTCACGAAGACCGCTACTGGCATCTTGTTCAAGTTCTCGAGCGTCGATGATTACCAAATGGTATTCAAGAAAGGTTTCCATAAAGTAACTGGTTCCAGATTTTATAGAAAG ATTGCCATACCATGCCGACCCCAGAAGACATTTACTATCTACGTCTACGACATCCCCGACGACGTGCCAGAGGAGGACGTACGTCATGCTCTCTACAAATATACCTCTGTGGTAGAGGTTGTCCGGTTGCATTTTACAGGATCGCCCCGTGATGGAAATACTG AAAAAACACCGAACCGTGCGATCACCAACATCGATGGTGAGTTGGTCAGCAGTATGGTGCCGAAGGAGGCTTCCAGTGTAATGCGTGTGACCTTAGCCAACATCGAGGAAGCCAACATTTTGCTGCATAATGGTCTAGACTTCTATGGCGCTACGTACTTCCCGACAGAACTGGCGACACCTGCTCAAGCTGCTAAACTGATCAAACCTAGCAG AGCATATGCTTCCAGGGTGACGGGTGGCACTATGTCGGCTCGGGTGAGGGACCTATTACCAGTCTTCGACCAGCAGGGTTTTGCCAAGTTTGCTCCACCAGCGTCTAGACTTGTCAAGCCAcgttctaaataa
- the LOC126777912 gene encoding uncharacterized protein LOC126777912 isoform X1 encodes MSLAEGASDTEHRQEAENSKKKTDKPRGSMSDPYMWKEQIHTLMKGGDSESDISDSEHFLTKGAFLLTPSHGLSMEKASAICEKMEFKGCFSLTKTATGILFKFSSVDDYQMVFKKGFHKVTGSRFYRKIAIPCRPQKTFTIYVYDIPDDVPEEDVRHALYKYTSVVEVVRLHFTGSPRDGNTGSSTPKPLEKTPNRAITNIDGELVSSMVPKEASSVMRVTLANIEEANILLHNGLDFYGATYFPTELATPAQAAKLIKPSRAYASRVTGGTMSARVRDLLPVFDQQGFAKFAPPASRLVKPRSK; translated from the exons ATGTCATTAGCTGAAGGCGCCTCCGATACAGAACACAGGCAAGAAGCTGAGAACTCTAAAAAGAAGACAGATAAGCCAAGAGGAtcg ATGTCTGACCCTTATATGTGGAAGGAGCAGATCCATACCTTGATGAAGGGCGGAGACAGCGAGTCCGACATCTCGGACTCCGAGCACTTCCTCACCAAGGGGGCCTTCCTCCTTACCCCCTCCCACGGCCTCAGTATGGAGAAGGCTTCAGCCATCTGCGAGAAAATGGAGTTTAAAGGTTGCTTCTCTCTCACGAAGACCGCTACTGGCATCTTGTTCAAGTTCTCGAGCGTCGATGATTACCAAATGGTATTCAAGAAAGGTTTCCATAAAGTAACTGGTTCCAGATTTTATAGAAAG ATTGCCATACCATGCCGACCCCAGAAGACATTTACTATCTACGTCTACGACATCCCCGACGACGTGCCAGAGGAGGACGTACGTCATGCTCTCTACAAATATACCTCTGTGGTAGAGGTTGTCCGGTTGCATTTTACAGGATCGCCCCGTGATGGAAATACTG gtTCTTCTACTCCGAAACCTTTAGAAAAAACACCGAACCGTGCGATCACCAACATCGATGGTGAGTTGGTCAGCAGTATGGTGCCGAAGGAGGCTTCCAGTGTAATGCGTGTGACCTTAGCCAACATCGAGGAAGCCAACATTTTGCTGCATAATGGTCTAGACTTCTATGGCGCTACGTACTTCCCGACAGAACTGGCGACACCTGCTCAAGCTGCTAAACTGATCAAACCTAGCAG AGCATATGCTTCCAGGGTGACGGGTGGCACTATGTCGGCTCGGGTGAGGGACCTATTACCAGTCTTCGACCAGCAGGGTTTTGCCAAGTTTGCTCCACCAGCGTCTAGACTTGTCAAGCCAcgttctaaataa
- the LOC126777959 gene encoding facilitated trehalose transporter Tret1-2 homolog, whose translation MSARLLAAFILNPFFCQCFVTAAVGINIIGFGCILGFPAILLPQLHTPDTPVPVTKEAESWIVAALALSVLAGNFISPPIMDRLGRKMTHYALTVIFLIGWFTIILATSVEALIVGRILHGIAGGLLSTLRSILIGEYTSPRNRGAFLTIVSLSQAFGIFIVHLIGSFLSWQKTAFVCVFFPFVSLVMIIYTPESPSWLVSRGRYDECRQVFKWLRGNEENDELEDMIEARLAFEQAAVKENKNQNWFSKLATIIRKREFYIPIIIMIHSNILLQFSGGPIMSSYSTVIMNLLMGPKANAYFWMVFIDTQRIIFNTIAIFIINRTKRRVMIFTTGLLSVESHFAIAIYAYCRNHGWDYDPVWLPALLINLQYLAVAIGTVPMPQVIGGEVFPLEYRSIGGTISQAAGGVAMFVALKTFPTLLDKTGLHGTYTFYGAILLVNLIIVLILLPETKGKTLQQIENEFRGRALKLEELEAKQSLQSNPIEIYKRKVSERSSSPVLL comes from the exons ATGTCAGCAAGACTGCTAGCAGCTTTTATCC TAAATCCGTTCTTTTGCCAGTGTTTCGTAACCGCCGCCGTGGGTATAAACATAATAGGTTTCGGCTGCATCTTGGGTTTCCCAGCCATCTTGCTGCCCCAACTGCATACCCCAGATACGCCCGTTCCGGTGACAAAAGAAGCAGAGTCATGGATTG TTGCGGCGTTAGCTCTGAGTGTACTCGCTGGCAACTTTATCTCCCCACCGATCATGGACCGCCTTGGACGCAAGATGACACATTACGCGCTCACTGTCATTTTCTTGATAGGCTGGTTCACTATTATTTTGGCAACTAGTGTTGAG gCTTTGATCGTCGGAAGAATCTTGCATGGGATTGCTGGCGGTCTTCTGTCAACTTTACGGTCTATACTGATTGGTGAATATACAAGCCCACGAAATCGTGGAGCTTTTCTCACTATAGTATCTCTTTCACAAGCTTTCGGTATATTCATAGTACATCTCATTGGATCCTTCCTGAGCTGGCAAAAGACTGCATTCGTATGCGTATTCTTTCCGTTTGTAAGTCTTGTTATGATCATTTATACACCTGAATCTCCAAGTTGGTTGGTATCTAGAGGCAGATACGATGAATGCAGACAAGTATTTAAATGGTTGAGAGGAAACGAAGAAAATGACGAACTAGAAGACATGATTGAAGCAAGACTAGCGTTTGAACAGGCCGCTGTGAAAGAAAACAAGAATCAAAATTGGTTCTCTAAATTGGCTACAATAATACGAAAGAGAGAGTTCTATATACCTATAATTATCATGATCCAcagcaatattttattgcagTTCTCTGGTGGACCTATTATGTCATCTTATTCTACAGTCATTATGAACCTCCTAATGGGACCAAAGGCAAACGCATATTTTTGGATGGTCTTTATAGATActcaaagaattatttttaacactATAGCTATTTTTATCATCAACAGAACCAAAAGGCGAGTAATGATCTTCACAACAGGCTTGCTATCAGTAGAAAGTCATTTTGCGATTGCAATCTATGCTTACTGCAGAAATCACGGTTGGGATTATGATCCAGTCTGGTTACCAGCTTTGTTAATCAATTTGCAATACTTGGCAGTGGCTATAGGTACTGTGCCAATGCCACAAGTTATAGGTGGGGAGGTATTCCCTCTGGAGTATAGGAGTATAGGTGGTACGATTAGTCAGGCAGCAGGAGGAGTTGCGATGTTCGTGGCACTAAAGACTTTTCCCACGTTGTTAGATAAAACTGGATTACACGGCACGTACACATTTTACGGCgctattttattagttaatttaatcATTGTATTGATCCTGCTGCCGGAGACGAAAGGAAAGACTCTTCAACAAATAGAAAATGAGTTCCGAGGACGAGCGCTGAAGCTGGAGGAGCTAGAAGCGAAGCAGTCACTTCAGTCAAATCCGATTGAGATCTACAAAAGAAAGGTGTCGGAGAGGAGTAGTAGTCCCGTTctgctttaa
- the LOC126777888 gene encoding facilitated trehalose transporter Tret1-like has protein sequence MEQKKITPFLKQCFVTSAVGINIIGFGSAVGFPAILLPQLKESDSSIPLTKESESWIAAILALSMLVGNLMTPPIMDRLGRKAAHYALTVISLISWYITITATSVEALIIGRMMLGIAGGLLTTLRSVLIGEYTSPRNRGAFLTTVSLTQAFGIFFVHLIGSLLSWQKTALICVFFPFVSLVMIMYTPESPSWLLTKGRYDECRRVFRWLRGTEEDEELEDMIKARLAFEQATIKEHEINWFAKLLRIIRKREFYKPIMIMIHSNTIMQFSGGTTMAAYSTVIISLLMGPNANAHFWMVFLDTQRIICNTFAVYIINRIRRRTMVLTTGVLSVASHFAIAIYVYRRIHGWKCDAIWLPALLINLQYLAVAVGTVPMPQVIGGEVFPLEYRSIGGTISLAMGGGVMFLALKTFPELIDKTGLHGTYTIYGGILLLNLIIVLVLLPETKGKTLQQIEDEFRGRPLRIVELDAKQSLQSNPIDIFKRKMSERRCSSPALL, from the exons ATggaacagaaaaaaataactcCTTTTCTAAAACAG tgttTCGTAACATCAGCAGtgggtataaatataataggttTCGGTAGTGCTGTTGGCTTCCCAGCCATCCTGCTGCCCCAGCTGAAGGAATCAGACAGTTCTATTCCACTCACAAAGGAGTCAGAATCATGGATTG cggCAATTTTGGCTTTGAGTATGCTTGTCGGAAACCTTATGACCCCGCCCATCATGGACCGTCTCGGACGCAAGGCGGCTCATTACGCGCTTACCGTCATCTCTCTGATAAGCTGGTACATAACTATTACAGCAACGAGTGTTGAg gCTTTGATAATTGGAAGAATGATGTTGGGCATCGCAGGCGGTCTGCTGACCACGCTCCGTTCTGTTCTCATAGGAGAATACACGAGCCCTCGAAATCGTGGTGCCTTCCTCACCACCGTATCTCTTACACAAGCGTTTGGTATATTTTTCGTACATCTCATTGGATCTCTACTGAGCTGGCAGAAGACTGCTCTCATATGTGTTTTCTTCCCGTTTGTAAGTCTCGTTATGATCATGTATACGCCAGAATCTCCAAGTTGGCTTCTCACAAAAGGCAGATACGACGAATGTAGACGAGTTTTTAGATGGTTAAGGGGAACCGAAGAGGATGAAGAACTAGAAGACATGATAAAAGCAAGACTAGCTTTTGAGCAAGCGACTATTAAGGAACACGAGATAAATTGGTTTGCAAAGTTATTAAGAATAATTCGAAAACGGGAATTCTATAAACCAATTATGATTATGATTCACAGCAATACTATTATGCAATTTTCTGGTGGTACCACTATGGCCGCTTATTCTACCGTCATTATCAGTCTATTGATGGGACCAAATGCAAACGCACATTTTTGGATGGTCTTTTTGGATACACAAAGGATAATTTGTAACACTTTTGCTGTTTATATCATTAACAGGATTAGAAGACGCACGATGGTGCTCACTACGGGAGTTCTCTCCGTTGCGAGTCATTTTGCCATCGCCATATACGTTTACCGCAGAATCCATGGATGGAAATGTGACGCTATCTGGTTACCAGCTCTTTTGATTAATCTACAGTACTTAGCAGTGGCGGTGGGCACTGTTCCAATGCCACAAGTGATAGGTGGGGAGGTGTTTCCTTTGGAGTACAGGAGTATAGGAGGAACTATAAGCTTAGCAATGGGTGGAGGGGTGATGTTCTTGGCACTAAAGACGTTTCCTGAATTAATAGATAAAACTGGATTACACGGTACGTACACGATTTACGGtggaattttattacttaacttGATAATCGTGTTAGTGTTGCTACCAGAGACGAAGGGAAAGACCTTACAGCAAATAGAAGATGAATTTCGAGGGCGACCACTCAGGATTGTGGAGTTGGACGCGAAACAGTCGCTACAATCAAATccaatagatatatttaagaGAAAGATGTCAGAAAGGAGATGCAGTAGCCCTGCACTGCTATAA